Proteins from a single region of Antechinus flavipes isolate AdamAnt ecotype Samford, QLD, Australia chromosome 2, AdamAnt_v2, whole genome shotgun sequence:
- the ACP1 gene encoding low molecular weight phosphotyrosine protein phosphatase isoform X1, with product MAAEGTRSVLFVCLGNICRSPIAEAVFRKLTADQNISDKWRIDSAATSTYEIGNPPDYRGQNCMKKHGITMNHIARQITKEDFLTFDYILCMDESNLRDLNRKVNQVKNCKAKIELLGSYDPQKQLIIEDPYYGNDSDFETVYEQCLRCCKAFLEKSH from the exons gtaATATTTGTCGCTCCCCTATAGCAGAAGCAGTTTTTAGGAAACTTACAGCTGATCAAAATATTTCAGATAAG TGGAGGATAGACAGTGCAGCAACATCTACATATGAAATAGGAAATCCCCCTGATTATCGAGGGCAGAATTGCATGAAGAAACATGGCATTACCATGAATCACATTGCCAGGCAG ATTACCAAAGAAGATTTCCTGACTTTTGATTATATACTATGTATGGATGAAAGCAATCTGAG AGATTTGAATAGAAAAGTTAATCAAGTTAAAAACTGCAAAGCTAAAATTGAACTTCTTGGAAGCTATGATCCACAGAAGCAACTTATCATTGAAGATCCATATTAT ggAAATGACTCAGACTTTGAGACTGTATACGAGCAATGTTTGAGGTGCTGCAAAGCATTTTTGGAAAAATCTCATTAA
- the ACP1 gene encoding low molecular weight phosphotyrosine protein phosphatase isoform X2 has translation MAAEGTRSVLFVCLGNICRSPIAEAVFRKLTADQNISDKWITDSAAVSDWNVGRSPDARAINCLRNHGTNTTHKARQITKEDFLTFDYILCMDESNLRDLNRKVNQVKNCKAKIELLGSYDPQKQLIIEDPYYGNDSDFETVYEQCLRCCKAFLEKSH, from the exons gtaATATTTGTCGCTCCCCTATAGCAGAAGCAGTTTTTAGGAAACTTACAGCTGATCAAAATATTTCAGATAAG TGGATCACTGACAGTGCTGCTGTCTCTGACTGGAATGTGGGGCGTTCCCCAGATGCAAGAGCAATAAACTGCCTAAGAAATCATGGCACTAATACAACTCATAAAGCAAGACAG ATTACCAAAGAAGATTTCCTGACTTTTGATTATATACTATGTATGGATGAAAGCAATCTGAG AGATTTGAATAGAAAAGTTAATCAAGTTAAAAACTGCAAAGCTAAAATTGAACTTCTTGGAAGCTATGATCCACAGAAGCAACTTATCATTGAAGATCCATATTAT ggAAATGACTCAGACTTTGAGACTGTATACGAGCAATGTTTGAGGTGCTGCAAAGCATTTTTGGAAAAATCTCATTAA